From the genome of Candidatus Eremiobacteraceae bacterium:
GACGCGAGCGTGAGACCGAGATGCCGCACGATCGGTCGGCAGCGCGGCGCCTTCGGCGTCGCGGCCGATAATGATGTCCCGGGAAAACGGCCACCGTTTGCCGTCCTGTGGGCCGTTCATCGCTTCGAGCTCATACATACGGACCTGCGATTTCGGTGGGTTGCAGCCTGCCTCCCGCGGCTGTCTTATTCGGTGACGAGCCTAAGTTTATCGTCCGAAGCGGCCGAAACTGTATAGAGAAGGCGACCACCTGAAGCGCCGGAGTTGTATATTGCTGTGGATGACCCGAGCGTGAGCCAGATTCACGAATCCGACATACTGGAAATAGATCCGGAAGCGCTTCGGGAAGCTGAGCGCGTTTTTGCGCAGGGCATCCTCGACACGATGGCCGGCAAACAAGTCGTGCGCGCATCATACGAAGAGACGCGGGTTGTCGTCACGATGACCGACGGCTGCGAATACTACTTCTACGGCTTTATGGGTGAATCGCGCGGCGACTGACCAACACAAATGTAGGGCGGACCTTTATGGTCCGCCTTTTTTATTGAAGGGGGCCGACGCCAGTCGGCCCTCGTTAACGTCGTTTACGATCTACGCGCGGCGCTGCGAGTCTTGGGTCTCGACAAATCCGGCGATCGCGCTTCGATCGCCCGGATCGATGGACGTGAACGCGATGCCGTGATGGAACTTCTGCTCGTTGCGCGCGAAGAAACTCAAGACGACTCGGCCCTTGGCCTGCACCGTGCGTTCAGTTCCGGGGAGGTGGAATTTGAGGCCGACCGCCGCTCTTGGCGGCAGATCGTACGATGCTACGAGGCGCATGCCGCCTGCGCCGAGGTCGAACACCGAACCGTCGTGCGGCTGCGGCTCTCCCTCAAGCGAAAATTCGACCGGCAATGAGACGGCCACGCGGACGTATTGGCGCCTGCTCAGCTCACCGTTCATGCGGCCTAGTATTCTCGCGATGGCCGCAAGCGCCTGCCGTTTAGGCCGCCACTTGCCCAGCGCGAATACGCAGGTGATAGCGCCAAACGATCAGCACAAAACGTACGGGAGTGACCGCATCACTATGATGGACTTCACATCGCCGATCGACAGCACTTCGGGCTACTCGGGCTATGGCGCGTTGGAGCAAGAAGACCCGTTTGCGTCGCAGTCATCTGCCTGGCCGCTGAGCGATGAGGCAACGCAGCCGGTCGCCTTCCAAACGCCGGATTCCAACTATTGTTTCGGCGATCAAGACGACTCGGAAATCGCCGCGCTCCAAAGGCAGCTCGCTCGGCAGCAGAACGAGATCGACCAGCTGCAGCGCGAATATCGAGGCGGCGGGGGCACTGAGCCGCAACCGCCGCGATGCGAGGGACCTCCGCGCGGCCGGATCATGCAGCCCTTCGAAGCATCTGCGCAGCGGCCGGAACTTTAACCGGTCGCTTCAACTTCGTTGGCGGCGCTTATCGCTGCGAGAAGTCCGTGGCTTGAATCCAGGCCGCCCTGCACATACACTTCAAAAGGTTCGCGCACCGGCGCATCGCACGACAGCTCCATCGTTGAGCCCGAGACGAAAGCGCCGTCGGCCATCAGCACCGGATCTGCATAACCGGGCACCGCGCCAGGCACGGGCGTAACGCGCGCGTTGACGGGCAACATGCGCTGCAGACCGCGCGCGAACGCCGACAGTTTTTCCGGTGAGCCCAGCCGCAGCGCTTGGATCGTGTCTGTGCGCGTCGCGCCGCATTCGGGATCCACACTGTAGCCCAACTCGGCGAACAAGGCGGCGATGAAGTCCATGATCTTCAAACTCTCGGCGACTGCGCGCGGGGCACGGTGAAGTCCGGCGAGCAGCGAGCGGATCGCGCCCAAGGTCGGTCCCACGGCTGCGCCCAAGCCCGGCGCGAAAACGCGCTCGGCGACGCGATCGACGATCGCTCTCGAGCCGGCTACATAGGCCCCGGATTCCGCTAAACCGCCGCCGGGGTTCTTGATAAGCGAGCCGACCACGGCATCGGCGCCGACTGCGCACGGTTCGAGCGGCTCCACAAGTTCGCCGTAACAATTGTCAACGATGACAGCGGCGTTCGGCGCACGCTCACGGATGGAGTGTACGAGCCATTCGATCGAAGCGATGTCGAGCGACGGACGGACGGCGTAGCCGCGCGATCGCTGCACGAAGACGACGTCAGGCGCGCGATCGAGGGCGGCGACGAGATCGGCGGTCGCGGGCCGTGCTCCCGATGTCCACGGCGCCTCGTCATAGCTGATCCCCTGGCTGCACAGGCCGCGCGGATGATCGACGAGCGACATCCGCAGCGTATCGTAAGGTCGGCCCGTCGCGCTGAGCAACCGCATGCCCGGTGCGAGCAAGGCGGCGAGCGTGGCGACGATCGCCTGCGTGCCGCTTGCAAGCTGAATGCGCGCGAGCGCGGTTTCAGCATCCATGACGTCCGCTAGAAGCCGCTCATACGCTTCTCGTCCGCGATCGTGATAACCGTAACCGGTCGTGCCCGCCAAGTGACCGTCGTGCAGATCGGCTTTGGCAAACGCGCGCCGCACTTTCGAAAATACGGCGAATGCTTGTTCTTCGCGTTCGCGCCACGCCGGGAGCGCGCGCTCGATTGCCGCTTCCGCCGCATTGCCGACCCGTTTGCCGACGTCGAGATCGGCAATCGCGGCGCGGAGCCTATCGATCATCGTGGGTGTCGCCGAGAAGCCGTTCGGGATGGCGCTCCACTTCGAGCTCGTGCTCGCGGATCGCCGTGGCCGAACGGACGAGTTCTTCGGCTTGTTCCGGTTCGCGGCTGATGGATGATTCGAACGAGCGCAGAAACGGCGCGTACGCGATCGCGCCGATGATGACGTTCACCGCGATCAAGACGACGGCGCGCCAGTCGCGCCCGGTCAGAATCCATGCGCTGACGAATGCCGGCAGCAGATTGATGGGCGGTATCCAGAAGACCGTCTTGTCGACGAATCCGAACGCCATCGCGGCGTACGTCAACGTGGCGAGGATGAGCGGCACTCCGACGAACGGCAACGCGAGGGTTGGATTCATGACGAGCGGCATGCCGAAGATCAGCGGCTCATTGATGTTAGCGAGCGACGGAACGAGCGAGGCCAGCGCGAGCTTGCGGAGCCGGGCGACGCGTGAACGCAGCATGAGCAGCGCCAGTGAAAGCGTCGCGCCCGATCCGCCCGGGAAATAGAATACCGCGAGCGCGATCGTGACGATGTGCGGGGGCGTCTGATGGTTCAAGTATGCTTGGCTGTTCTGATCGAGCGCATGCAGATACACCGGCGTGATGATCGCCGAAAGAAACGCGGGACCATGCACGCCGGCGCACCAGAGCAGCGTTTGCAGCAGCACGACGATGAGGAGCCCGGGTAACGTGTCGCCGACCGCGACCAACGGCTTGATGATCGGCAAGAGCAAGTTGGCAAGACTGAAGCCTGCCGCTGCCGGCAGAACGAATAAGGCTGCAGATGCTGCGGTCGCCGCCGCCGCCGCCTCGAAGCGCGGCAGCAGCCCATAGGCGATGCGCAGGCATTGAGCGGTTACGAGCGCCACGATGAGCCCGAGGAAAATGCTCGTCGACGCGATCTGCACGATCGCAGTCCACGGATGCAGCCTCGATTCCGCCGGCAACGAGATGTAGAACGCGCCTAAGCTCAGGACGACGGCGAGAGCGCGATCGTAGCCGAATGTGCGCGCGAGACGTTCGGCGAGAAAAGCGGCGAGCGCCACTCCCATCGCGCCGAAACCTGCGCGGTATGCCGCGAAGAACGACGTCGTGAGGTCTGCTCCGTGCCCAACTCCCCAAGCGACCGCCGTCACCGCGACGAGGGCGGCAAACGACGGGCCGATCGCCTCGCGCACGGCCGCCATGTGCGGCTCGTCGGCGGCGCGGCGAAGCGCGGGAAAGAACCGCTGCTCTAGCGCGGCCACCGCCTGCTCGAATCGGCCGATGCGGCCGACGCTCAATGCGCGACGGTCCTACGCGGACCCGGCGGTGGTTGTTTTGGCGCGCACCCGAGCGCGCTCGGCCGCGTGCTCGACCAGCGCGCGGAACAGACGCCGGCTCGGCTCGTCGCGTCCGACGAGTTCCTCTGGATGCCACTGCACGCCGACGTAAAAAGGATGTCCGTCCGCTTCGACGCCTTCGATCGTGCCGTCGCGCGCTTTGGCGACGACGCGCAACCCGTACGCGACGCGGCGCAACGCTTGATGGTGCATCGTATTCGTCTCGATGCAAACGGCGTCGACGACCTGCGCGAGCGCGGAGTTCGTCTGGATATCGACGGGATGCGTGGGTTCCTGGCGCGAGTGACCGGGAGTCTGCTGATGTTCGACCGCGTGGCCGTCCGCGGAGTCGTAAAGATCTTCGATGTCTTCAAAAAGCGTGCCGCCGAGCGCGACGTTGACCACTTGGCAGCCGCGGCAGATCGCAAGCGTCGGTATGCCCTCGCGCTTTGCGACGCGAGCCGCCTCCAGCTCGAGCGTGTCTCGATCGGCAGACGATTGATCGATCGACGGATGCGGCCGGCCGCCGTATTCATCCGGCGAAACGTCGCCGCCGCCCGGAAGCAGCAAGCCGTCGTACTCCGAGATGATCGTCGCGATTTGTTCGGGCGTGAAATTTCCGTAGACGAGCGTCGGTTCTCCGCCGGCTTGTTCGACGGCGTGGCGATAGGTGGCCCAATGGTCGCGCGCCGCGGCTTCATCCATGCCGACGGTGATCGCGATTGATGGTTTCATCGAGCGAGGGATTCCAGGGAAAATATAGGGCGGACCTTTATATTATAGAGGGCAAGCGATGCTTGCCCTGCTACGACCGATTTACAATTTGCGGATGAGCGCCGTCACTTTGCCGACGATTTTGGCCTTCGTGGTGTACACCGGCTCCATAAATTTGTTCTCGGGCTGGAGACGCACTCTGCCATTTTCCAGATAGAATGTCTTGATGGTGGCTTCCCAGTCGCCGCCTTGCGTGTCGTCGGGATACGCGACGACGATGTCGCCGTTCTCCGCGACCGGCTGCGGGTTGACGACGACGAGGTCGCCGTCGAGGATGGCCGCGTCTACCATGGAGTCGCCCTTGACGCGGAGCATGAACGATCCCGAATTCTTTGCGAAGTGCGCCGGCACGCTGATGCGCTCGTCGACGTTTTGAATGGCTTCGTAGTTCCAGCCGGCGGCGACGCGGCCGACGACAGGCAGAGACAGCGTTTCTTCTCGCGACTCATTGCCTGAGACGAGTGCGCGGGGCTTGGTCGGATCGCGCTTGATCAGACCTTTCTTCTCGAGCGTGCGGAGGTGGCATTGCACGGTGCTGCTGGATGAGAGGCCGACGCGCTCACCGATCTCACGTACTGACGGCGGGTAGCCGTGCTCGCGGCGAAAATCACGAATGGTGTCTAGGATGGCTTGTTGACGCGGCGTCGTCTTGCGATCCACGAATATCTACCGCCTTCTCACCTTGTCGCCAAACGGGACAGAGGGTGACGATATTGTACGGCGGTCGCTAGGCCGACCGTCGCGCACAGAGCATCGTACCATACAGGGTCAGATTTTGCAAACATTTGTTCGAATAATTCTTGACAGCTTCCCCACCCGGCGATAAGATTAGGCCGACAAACGTATGTTCGTATCGGCCTTGCCGGAGGGAACGGCTTCCATGCTACAACGCCACAACTCGTCGCGGACGACCCTGATTCCGCTCATCCAGTTTCTCTCCCTCGTCGTGATCTTCGCCCTGCCCGTGGTCTGGGGAGCTCGCGTCTACACGTCCACGCAGGTGAGCTACGCGCACGTGACCGTGGCGTCAGGCGACACCGTCTGGGGCCTCGTCGCCCGATCGGCGGCGCCGGGCAGCGATATCGCCGAATCAGCGTATCGCGTGTCGCAAATCAACCACTTGAACCCGAAAAGCAAGCTCCACGCCGGACAGATCCTCCTCATCCCAAGATAGCGGATTTATCGCTCCTTCGGTTTGACCGCAAATCGCCGCGCATGGTATCCTGTGACGGTGCCTTGCTACGTCGGCACTGCGGCCCGCAATCGATGCGGTGCTGCGGCCGTGCGCGAATTCGGAAGGAGCCTATCACACCGTGGCACTTAGTAAAGATCGCAAAACTGCGGTCATAGATAAACATCAGCGAAAAAAAGAAGACACGGGTTCACCGGAAGTGCAGATCGCGCTTCTCACCGAGTCCATCAACGAGCTGACCGAACACTTCAAGACTCACAAGAAAGATCACGCGAGCCGACGCGGATTGCTCATCAAAGTGGGTAAGCGGCGCAGTTTGCTGCGCTATCTCGAGCGAAGCGATCTCGAGCGTTATCGCGCCATTGTGGCAAAACTCGGATTGCGCCATTAGTATCTGAAATACGCATGATCGCGCGCGTCTCGCCCTCGTAACGTCGGGCGCGGCGCGCTTTCCATATCCAGGTATACCCCTGGGTGCTTGAGAACAAGCAATCGTCGAATATAGATGTTATTGATAAGAATCTAGGAGGAACCCCTTTTGCCAGAGTCCGTCAGCCTGGAGCTGGGCGGCCGCACACTCACCATTGAAACCGGTGAACTCGCGCGCCAAGCCAGCGGCTCCGCATTTGTGCGCTACGGCGACACCTGTATCCTAGCCGCCGCCACCGCAAGCGCAAACCCCCGCGAAGGCATCGATTTCTTTCCCCTCACATGCGACTATGAAGAGCGCATGTACGCCGCAGGAAAAATACCGGGCGGCTTCATCAAGCGTGAAGGACGGCCGTCAGAAAAAGCGACGCTGACCGCGCGCCTCATCGACCGGCCGATCCGCCCGCTCTTCCCGGACGGCTTCCGCAACGACGTCCATATCATCTGCACGGTGCTCTCGGTCGACCCGGAAGTGGATCCGGACGTCGTCGCCATGGTCGGCGCGGGCGCAGCGCTCGCCGTGTCCGACATTCCGTTTGAGTTCAACGTCGCCGGCGTGCGCGTCGGCATCGTCGACGGCGAGTACGTCGTGAATCCGTCGAAATCGTTGATGGATTCGAGCACGCTCGACATGATCATGGCCGGCACGTCTGACGCCGTGATGATGGTCGAGGGCGGAGCGAAAGAGATCTCCGAGGACCAGTTTCTCGGCGCGGTCGAATTCGGCCACGAGCGCATCAAAGAGATCGTGCGAGTCATCAACGAGTTGGCGCGCCGCGCCGGCAAACCGAAACGCGCGTTCAAATTGTTCGTGCCGTCGCCATCGCTGCGCCGTTTCGTCGATGAGGTCTTCGGGGCAGAGATCTCCCGCGCTATGCGCGTCACCGGCAAAGCCGATCGTCAACGCGCGTTCGACTCGATCACGCGCGACGAAGCGAAGCGCCGGATCGTCGGCCACCCGCTGGAACACGAACTGCGACCGCTGCTCGAAGATCCGAAGAACCAGGAATTCGACAAGTGCGTCAAGGCGCGCGAGGAAGACGAGCTGCGCGTCATGGTCGTGGACGAAGGTGTTCGGCCGGACGGACGCCGCTTGAATGAGATCCGCCCGATCACGTGCCGCACCACGATCGTGCCGCGCACGCACGGCTCCGGGCTGTTCACGCGAGGCGAAACGCAGATATTCACGGCTGCGACCCTCGGCTCCATTTCAGACGAACAGCGCATCGATGGGCTAGGCCCACAGACGTTCAAACGCTACATGCATCACTACAATTTCCCGCCGTACTCGGTCGGTGAGACGCGCCCGATGCGCGGACCCGGCCGCCGCGAGATCGGACACGGCCACCTCGCTGAGCGCGCGCTCGTTCCGCTCCTCCCGCCGCCGGATCAGTTCCCATACACGCTTCGACTCGTATCGGAGACGTTTGAGTCAAACGGATCGTCGTCGATGGGCTCGGTGTGCGCGAGCACGCTCGCGCTCATGGATGCCGGTGTGCCGCTGCCGAAACACGTGGGCGGCATCGCGATGGGTCTCATCCTCAAAGATGGACGCGCTGGTATTCTCTCGGACATCCAGGGGCTCGAGGACGCGCTCGGCGAGATGGACTTCAAAGTCGCCGGCACCGTCGACGGCATCACCGCCGTGCAGATGGACATCAAGGTGCAAGGCATCACGATCGATGTCATGCGCCGCGCGATGGAGCAGGCGCGCGACGGACGCATCTTCATCATCGGCAAGCTGCGCGAGACGATCGCTCAGCCGCGGCGCGGTCTCTCCGCGTTCGCACCGCGCATGTACGTGCTCGAGATCAATCCCGAGAAGATCAAAGACGTCATCGGGCCAGGCGGCAAAGTCATCAATAAGATCGTCGCCGATACCGGCGTGAAGATCGATATCGAAAACGACGGCCGGGTCTTCATCGCGGCGCCCGATGGCGAGAGCGGCGAGAAGGCCAAGAAGATCGTCGAGGATCTCGTCCGCGACGTCGAGGTCGGAGCGGTCTACACCGGCGTGGTGAAGCGCATCATGAACTTCGGTGCGTTCGTACAAATACTGCCCGGCAAAGAAGGCCTCGTGCATATCTCGCAGTTGGCGGAACATCGCGTCAACCGCGTGGAAGACGAAGTCAACTTAGGCGACACGCTGACCGTCAAGGTCCGCGAGATCGACAGCCAAGGACGCGTGAATCTTTCGCGCGTGCTGACGGGCGAGAACTCGCACTCGCATTAACACCGAACCCTTATCTGAAGGGGCCGACGCCAGTCGGCCCTCTTGTCCGAAGGGGCCGACGCCAGTCGGCCCTCTTTTTTTTGCATGACTCTCCCGCCGCATACGCGTAATTTGTCATCCGTGACAGACTTTCGGCACGCGATGCGCCACGCAGCGGTACTTTTCTTGGTATCAGCCGCAGTTGCCATCGGCGCGTGCGCGAGCAAAGCGCCACCGGCATGCTGCGCAACGCTTGGCTACACTCGGGCGCAGGTCGAAGCCGTCCTCGGCTCACCTTCTCCGCCGCAAAGTTCGAAGTACCATCCGCTTCCGTCGCCGCCGCCCGGCACGGCGATCTACACGACCGAGCACGGCTATCTCACCGTGAAGTACGACCGCAAACCGCCGGCGATCGCGCGGTCGCTATCGCTCGACTTTTATGAAGGCAAAGACCCGGCGACGGCATATGCGCTGATCGCACCGTACCTCCCGCCCGACGCCGCCGACGCCGGCGACAAAGTCGTGGGCTCGAAATACCAAGAGCGCGCCTTTACGAGCGCGGAGTTGGGTCGCGCCGTGCCCGATAGCAAAGGGATGATATTCGTGGAGTGCGCGAGCCCGAATCCGGCACGCGAGTGCGATCGCATGGACATAGCAGCCCGGACAAATCCGTAGTAGGGCAAGCATAGCTTGCCCGCCCGATAAAACGCGTGGGCCGACTGACGTCGGCCCCTTCGGAACTTATTGCTGGGCCGACTGACGTCGGCCCCTTCTTCACAAAACGTGGCGTTACAATAGTCCGGCGGCGCGTTGGAGTGCCGTCAAGGCGATGCGAAGGTCGGCTTGTGCGCTCACATATTGGGTTTGTGCTTGTTCGTCGGCGAGCAGCGCGTCGGAGAGTTCGAGCGACGTGCCGACGCCGGAGCGAAACCGAAGCTGGCTGACACGTAAGCTTTCATCCGCCGAATCCTGTGCTGATTTAGCAGCGCCGACTTCGGCCTGAGCGGCGGCATAATTGAAGTAGGCCTGTCGCGCCTCTAGATCCACCGAATTGCCGAGCTGCTTCAAGTCGATCTTCGCCTTCGCGACGTCGGCTTTGGCTTCGGCGACTTTTCCATGCGTCAGGCCGCCGTCAAAAAGTTTCCACGTGACCGCGAGCGTCTCCGAGAGCTGCGGTTGGGGCACGTTTTCGAAATTGGGTTTGCTGCTCGCGTCGGAGATTTCGAGACCGATATTCGGAAGCGACCCCGCTCTAGCGGCTTTCACGGATTCGTCCGCGAGCTCCACAGCCGCGCGCGCAGCGCCGAGTTCCGGGCGCCGCGATTGCGCGTCGGCGGTGACGCCTTCCAGCGTGAATGACGGCGTGGCAGCGCCCAACGATTCGGTCGGCTCGATGATGCTGTTGAGATCGACGTTCAACAGATTGGCAAGCGTCGCGTTGTCGAGCGCCGCCGTTGCGTTGGCCTGGATGTCTCGCACTTGCGCGTTCGAAAGCACGACCTGTTCTCGCAATACGTCGGCCTTGGCGAGCGTGCCGGCTTTGTATCCGTCGTTCGCGATTCCGAGATTCTGTTGCGCGACGGACACCGTCTGATTTGCAATCGCGGCAGACTGCCGCGCCTCGATGAGGCCAAAATATGCGTTGGTCACGTCGCGGATCACGTCGGCATGTTCTGCGTCCAGCGAACTCTCAGCAGACGATAGTCCTGCGGCGGCCTGGCCGACCGCGGCCTGCACCGCGCCTCCGCTGAAGATCGCATAGCTCAGCGTCGCATTGACGTTGTTGAGGTCGGTCGCAGAGAAGAAGAGTTTTTTCGAGACAAGTTTTCCGCCCGGTCCGGGCGACTGAAAAATGAAAAACGCCGCGTTCTGCGTGTGCACGAATGAATAGTCCGCGGAAAGCGAGGGCACGCGCCCGGCACCGGCTTGTATGACCCGGGCCGCTGCTGCTTGGACATCCTGAGCCGCCGCTTGATATGAGAGATTATTCGTCTGCGCGATCTGAAGCGCGTCTGCGAGCGTCAACTTCATCTGCGGCGCTGGGCTTGCGGTTGAAGGCGCGGCGGACGGTGCTGCCGGCGTGGCCGGTGCAGCCGGCGCTGACGTGGCGGGTGCAGCCGGCGCCGCTTGCGCACTCACGCCGGCGTTCAGCAACGCTGCAGCCGCGATTGCCGCTGACGCGGCGAGTCGACATACGTTCACGAACACTGACCTTTCACGCGGCGGGCGGGCGCAGCCCGCCTCAAGCAGCCGACGCGTTGGCCAAATGCGCCGGACGATACTTGAATACCCGCGCCAGGGCAGTTATCTCGAATATCCGGCGCACCGGATCGTTCGCTGCGATTACGCGCACGTCGCCGCCGCGCTCGCGGACAAGCCGCAGTATGCCGATGAGCGCTGCCAAGCCGGAGGAATCGAGCCCGCTCACGGCGCCGAGATCGAGGGCGATTCTTGACGCGGCGCCTTCTTTTAAGAGGTCCGCGAGTTTCCGCCGGATCTCCCTGCCCGAAACGCCGCTCAGGTCACCCTCGACCGTGACGAGGACCTCGCCGGGATCCAGGTCGAGCGAAAAGTTCTTGGCGACTGCAATATCGACGCCCATTTTGTCCATCTCCGATTTCGCGATATTGTCGCAAATGATGTGCTGGTTAATTGTTACGACGTATATTGTTAACCGCTTTACCATCTCCTTCTTAACTGTTTGTTGTTTTCCGTTCTGTCCCGCAATAGAAAGAGCCACCCGTTGGGTGGCTCTTTGAAACCGATTTGGATCGGCCGGTAGCCTGGGATTTCTTAGAGCCGGGCGTTGATCACGGCGTCGACGCCCACCCCGTAGACCCGCTTGAACCCCTTCAAGACGTTCAAATTATCGATCGGGATGAGGGCCCGGACCTGCCAGACGCCGTTGTTCCACTGCGCGGCGAACGCGCCGACGGCTTGCACTTGGTCGATCGCGGACTGCGGACCGGTTACCTGTGCGGCGCCGACGTAGGTGGCGGAGCCGGTTTCTATGATGGGCACAACCTTCGTCTTATCTTGGTTTCCCACGTTGTTCGCGAGCATGATGCTGTTGATGAAATGGTCGAGCGGACCGGCGACCGCCTTCACGGCAAAGACGCCCGCGGCGCCTTTCACAACGCTGTTGAGCAAATTGTCCGCGCGCGCCGACATCGCGAAGGGCGCGGTTGCGATCGCGGTCGCGACGAGTGCGGCTGCGATGGTCTTTCTGTTCATGATACTCCTCTGAACGCTGCAACCTCGCGGCGTTCTGCGGTGAGACGATAGTATAACGTACCCATCTTTGCGATAGTTCCAACAGTCGCGGCGCGCGCAATCCCGCTGCGCCGAGGCTTTCCATGTTTGCGATGAGAACGGGCGAAGCCGTGTATAACAACCTCGGAGAGTTCGTCGATCGCTTGCGCCGCGACGGTGAACTGCGCGAGATATCCGCGCGCATCGATCCGCGTTACGAGATCACCGAGATCGCCGACCGATGTGTGAAGAGCGCCGGCGGTGGTCCCGCGCTTTTGTTCACGAACGTCGTCGGTTCACGCTACCCCGTTCTCATCAACGCGTTCGCAAGCGAGCGCCGCATGGCACTTGCCCTTGGCGTGCAAGCGCTCGACGAGCTTGCCGGCAAGGTCAGCGGTCTTTTGAAATTCGTGCAGCCGGGCGCGCTCGATGACAAATTCGGTCTGCTGCTCGGGCTCAAAGACCTCGCATCGATCTTTCCTAAGACCGTGCGCTCAGGCGCGTGCCAGGAAGTCATCGCGGAAGGTGCCGACGTCGATCTTTCCACGATTCCGGTGATCACGTGTTGGCCGCTCGACGCCGGCCCGTTCATCACGCTCCCGCTCGTCTTCACGAAAAACCCGGCGACCGGCGCGCAGAATATCGGCATCTACCGCATGCAGGTCTACGATCGCAATACCACCGGCATGCATTGGCAGCGGCACAAACACGGCCGCGAACATCAGGACGCCGCGGGCCCGAGCGCGCGCATGCCGGTGGCGGCCGTCATCGGCGCAGATCCGGCGGTGGTCTACTCGGCATCCGCGCCTTTGCCGGCGGGCGTCGATGAAATGCTCCTTGCGGGATTCTTGCGCG
Proteins encoded in this window:
- a CDS encoding PilZ domain-containing protein yields the protein MNGELSRRQYVRVAVSLPVEFSLEGEPQPHDGSVFDLGAGGMRLVASYDLPPRAAVGLKFHLPGTERTVQAKGRVVLSFFARNEQKFHHGIAFTSIDPGDRSAIAGFVETQDSQRRA
- a CDS encoding methionine gamma-lyase family protein, which produces MIDRLRAAIADLDVGKRVGNAAEAAIERALPAWREREEQAFAVFSKVRRAFAKADLHDGHLAGTTGYGYHDRGREAYERLLADVMDAETALARIQLASGTQAIVATLAALLAPGMRLLSATGRPYDTLRMSLVDHPRGLCSQGISYDEAPWTSGARPATADLVAALDRAPDVVFVQRSRGYAVRPSLDIASIEWLVHSIRERAPNAAVIVDNCYGELVEPLEPCAVGADAVVGSLIKNPGGGLAESGAYVAGSRAIVDRVAERVFAPGLGAAVGPTLGAIRSLLAGLHRAPRAVAESLKIMDFIAALFAELGYSVDPECGATRTDTIQALRLGSPEKLSAFARGLQRMLPVNARVTPVPGAVPGYADPVLMADGAFVSGSTMELSCDAPVREPFEVYVQGGLDSSHGLLAAISAANEVEATG
- a CDS encoding PTS transporter subunit EIIC, with amino-acid sequence MSVGRIGRFEQAVAALEQRFFPALRRAADEPHMAAVREAIGPSFAALVAVTAVAWGVGHGADLTTSFFAAYRAGFGAMGVALAAFLAERLARTFGYDRALAVVLSLGAFYISLPAESRLHPWTAIVQIASTSIFLGLIVALVTAQCLRIAYGLLPRFEAAAAATAASAALFVLPAAAGFSLANLLLPIIKPLVAVGDTLPGLLIVVLLQTLLWCAGVHGPAFLSAIITPVYLHALDQNSQAYLNHQTPPHIVTIALAVFYFPGGSGATLSLALLMLRSRVARLRKLALASLVPSLANINEPLIFGMPLVMNPTLALPFVGVPLILATLTYAAMAFGFVDKTVFWIPPINLLPAFVSAWILTGRDWRAVVLIAVNVIIGAIAYAPFLRSFESSISREPEQAEELVRSATAIREHELEVERHPERLLGDTHDDR
- a CDS encoding gamma-glutamyl-gamma-aminobutyrate hydrolase family protein, which gives rise to MKPSIAITVGMDEAAARDHWATYRHAVEQAGGEPTLVYGNFTPEQIATIISEYDGLLLPGGGDVSPDEYGGRPHPSIDQSSADRDTLELEAARVAKREGIPTLAICRGCQVVNVALGGTLFEDIEDLYDSADGHAVEHQQTPGHSRQEPTHPVDIQTNSALAQVVDAVCIETNTMHHQALRRVAYGLRVVAKARDGTIEGVEADGHPFYVGVQWHPEELVGRDEPSRRLFRALVEHAAERARVRAKTTTAGSA
- the lexA gene encoding transcriptional repressor LexA; translated protein: MDRKTTPRQQAILDTIRDFRREHGYPPSVREIGERVGLSSSSTVQCHLRTLEKKGLIKRDPTKPRALVSGNESREETLSLPVVGRVAAGWNYEAIQNVDERISVPAHFAKNSGSFMLRVKGDSMVDAAILDGDLVVVNPQPVAENGDIVVAYPDDTQGGDWEATIKTFYLENGRVRLQPENKFMEPVYTTKAKIVGKVTALIRKL
- a CDS encoding LysM peptidoglycan-binding domain-containing protein, yielding MLQRHNSSRTTLIPLIQFLSLVVIFALPVVWGARVYTSTQVSYAHVTVASGDTVWGLVARSAAPGSDIAESAYRVSQINHLNPKSKLHAGQILLIPR
- the rpsO gene encoding 30S ribosomal protein S15 encodes the protein MALSKDRKTAVIDKHQRKKEDTGSPEVQIALLTESINELTEHFKTHKKDHASRRGLLIKVGKRRSLLRYLERSDLERYRAIVAKLGLRH
- the pnp gene encoding polyribonucleotide nucleotidyltransferase gives rise to the protein MPESVSLELGGRTLTIETGELARQASGSAFVRYGDTCILAAATASANPREGIDFFPLTCDYEERMYAAGKIPGGFIKREGRPSEKATLTARLIDRPIRPLFPDGFRNDVHIICTVLSVDPEVDPDVVAMVGAGAALAVSDIPFEFNVAGVRVGIVDGEYVVNPSKSLMDSSTLDMIMAGTSDAVMMVEGGAKEISEDQFLGAVEFGHERIKEIVRVINELARRAGKPKRAFKLFVPSPSLRRFVDEVFGAEISRAMRVTGKADRQRAFDSITRDEAKRRIVGHPLEHELRPLLEDPKNQEFDKCVKAREEDELRVMVVDEGVRPDGRRLNEIRPITCRTTIVPRTHGSGLFTRGETQIFTAATLGSISDEQRIDGLGPQTFKRYMHHYNFPPYSVGETRPMRGPGRREIGHGHLAERALVPLLPPPDQFPYTLRLVSETFESNGSSSMGSVCASTLALMDAGVPLPKHVGGIAMGLILKDGRAGILSDIQGLEDALGEMDFKVAGTVDGITAVQMDIKVQGITIDVMRRAMEQARDGRIFIIGKLRETIAQPRRGLSAFAPRMYVLEINPEKIKDVIGPGGKVINKIVADTGVKIDIENDGRVFIAAPDGESGEKAKKIVEDLVRDVEVGAVYTGVVKRIMNFGAFVQILPGKEGLVHISQLAEHRVNRVEDEVNLGDTLTVKVREIDSQGRVNLSRVLTGENSHSH